In Mucilaginibacter celer, one DNA window encodes the following:
- a CDS encoding glucoamylase family protein, translating into MKKLFITPLLMLLAICCFAQKQAKKTDDGIRPVGIIKNLTDSALLDVVQRQTFRYFWDFGHPVSGLARERSNKSFDYGGEVVTTGGSGFGVMALIVADSRKWITHGQAVDRMVKIVNFLYKADAFHGAFPHWLNGETGKVIRFGRKDDGGDIVESAYLFQGLLCARQYFKAGDPKERRIRDVISWLWGEMEWNWYTRDGRDALYWHWSPNNGWAMNFPIHGFNECLITYVLAASAERYPVSADVYHRGWAQSDFFKNGHTFYGFKLPLGFDYGGPLFFSQYSFLGLNPKGLKDNYADYWEQNKNHTLINHAYCVDNPKKYKGYGENCWGLTASDNYEGYNAHSPTNDLGVITPTAALSAFPYTPEYSMKALRHFYYDLGDKIWGEYGFTDAFSESHNWYASSYLAIDQGPIIVMIENYRTGLLWKLFMSCPEVQGGLKKLGFESPAIAK; encoded by the coding sequence ATGAAAAAGCTATTTATCACCCCTTTATTGATGTTGTTGGCTATTTGTTGCTTTGCCCAGAAGCAGGCAAAAAAGACCGATGACGGTATTAGGCCGGTAGGTATTATAAAAAACCTTACCGATAGCGCCCTGCTTGACGTGGTGCAGCGCCAAACCTTTAGATATTTCTGGGATTTCGGTCACCCGGTAAGTGGCCTTGCCCGCGAGCGCAGCAATAAATCATTTGATTATGGCGGCGAAGTGGTAACCACCGGCGGCTCGGGCTTTGGAGTAATGGCGCTGATCGTGGCTGATAGCCGCAAGTGGATCACCCACGGGCAGGCCGTTGACAGGATGGTGAAAATTGTTAACTTTTTATACAAGGCTGATGCTTTTCACGGCGCTTTCCCGCACTGGTTAAATGGTGAAACAGGCAAGGTGATCCGTTTTGGCCGTAAGGATGATGGGGGAGATATTGTTGAGTCGGCCTACCTGTTCCAGGGCCTGTTATGTGCAAGGCAATATTTTAAAGCCGGTGACCCCAAAGAGCGCCGCATTCGCGATGTGATTAGCTGGTTATGGGGCGAAATGGAATGGAACTGGTACACCCGTGACGGTCGTGATGCGCTTTACTGGCACTGGAGCCCCAACAATGGCTGGGCCATGAATTTTCCTATTCATGGGTTTAACGAATGTTTAATAACCTATGTACTGGCCGCGTCTGCCGAACGTTACCCCGTTAGCGCCGATGTTTACCATCGGGGCTGGGCACAAAGCGATTTTTTTAAAAATGGTCATACTTTTTATGGCTTTAAATTGCCATTGGGTTTTGATTATGGCGGTCCGCTGTTCTTTTCGCAATATTCGTTTTTAGGCCTGAACCCGAAAGGCTTGAAAGATAACTATGCCGATTACTGGGAGCAAAATAAAAACCACACACTGATTAACCACGCTTACTGTGTAGATAACCCTAAAAAATATAAAGGATACGGCGAAAACTGCTGGGGACTAACCGCCAGCGACAATTATGAGGGATACAACGCCCACTCGCCAACTAACGATTTGGGTGTCATTACACCTACTGCCGCATTATCGGCATTTCCTTACACCCCCGAGTATTCGATGAAAGCCCTGCGCCATTTTTACTATGATCTGGGCGATAAGATCTGGGGCGAATATGGTTTTACCGATGCTTTCAGCGAATCGCATAACTGGTATGCCAGTTCATATCTGGCTATCGATCAGGGGCCGATCATTGTGATGATTGAAAACTATCGTACAGGTTTGCTCTGGAAGCTTTTTATGAGCTGCCCCGAAGTTCAGGGTGGTTTGAAAAAACTGGGTTTTGAAAGCCCTGCTATCGCCAAATAA